One window of Quercus robur chromosome 12, dhQueRobu3.1, whole genome shotgun sequence genomic DNA carries:
- the LOC126708717 gene encoding uncharacterized protein LOC126708717 → MAMMMCTMAPGKLYFLRNLPSAPLKTTRRRFLMKPVRCTPIQPVSVSVEQQVDTGISCEPCNGKGWLTCDFCKGQKTNVKAENNRIYRRCPSCRAVGYVLCSKCKVFKCVTFPNYSDGANLSF, encoded by the exons ATGGCGATGATGATGTGTACTATGGCCCCTGGGAAGCTCTACTTTTTACGGAATTTGCCATCGGCTCCGTTAAAGACGACGAGGCGGCGTTTTTTAATGAAGCCTGTGCGTTGCACGCCAATTCAGCCAGTGTCAGTGTCAGTGGAACAACAG GTTGATACAGGAATTAGCTGCGAACCTTGCAATGGTAAAGGGTGGTTAACTTGTGATTTTTGTAAAGGGCAAAAGACCAATGTGAAAGCTGAAAACAATCGGATCTACCGTCGATGTCCATCTTGCAGAGCT GTTGGATACGTCTTGTGCTCAAAGTGCAAAGTTTTCAAATGTGTAACCTTCCCAAATTACAGTGATGGTGCAAATCTATCCTTTTGA
- the LOC126708715 gene encoding glycosyltransferase family protein 64 C3 has protein sequence KLAIHPRSSPQITKLPLPQICTQNLSLLSKLPLKNHFIKSKLIHVALMEMNQIRTFVILFFFFFSVNGLRTLSNDPCDPKAQRDPRTLRSDQITVLINGYSESRIPLLQSLAATYATSPLVSSVLVLWGNPSTPAQTLAQLAQNLSLHHSISLLRQSSNSLNNRFLPRSSIGTHAVLICDDDVEIDHESFEFAVRVWGSNRDRLIGFFVRSHDLDLSRKEWIYTVHPEKYSILLTKFMILRNDYLFKYSCNGGPAIVEMRRTVDRMSNCEDILMNFVVADETNVGPVLVGAKWARDYGDARNDVDVDQRLGLKDEGVKEVGLSSRRGEHRKRRGKCIMEFHRAMGRMPLRYGYGKVVNSVGEQALCEKGGHLVFCDKS, from the coding sequence aaaTTAGCAATTCACCCGCGTAGTTCACCACAAATAACAAAACTGCCACTCCCGCAAATTTGCACTCAAAATCTATCGTTATTATCGAAATTGCCACTGAAAAACCattttataaaatcaaagcTAATCCATGTTGCTCTAATGGAGATGAATCAGATTCGAACCTTCGTgatactcttctttttcttcttctctgtaaACGGTTTACGTACACTATCCAATGACCCGTGCGACCCGAAGGCCCAGCGTGACCCGCGGACGCTCCGATCCGATCAAATAACGGTCTTGATCAACGGTTACTCCGAGTCTCGTATTCCTCTGCTTCAATCACTGGCTGCCACGTACGCAACTTCGCCTCTCGTATCCTCCGTGCTCGTCCTCTGGGGAAACCCCTCCACCCCGGCCCAAACCCTAGCCCAATTGGcccaaaatctctctctccatcACTCAATCTCTCTGCTCCGCCAATCATCGAACAGCCTCAACAATCGGTTCCTCCCTAGATCTTCCATCGGGACCCATGCCGTTTTGATATGCGACGATGACGTGGAGATCGACCACGAATCGTTCGAGTTCGCGGTGAGGGTTTGGGGATCGAACCGTGACCGTCTGATTGGATTCTTCGTGAGATCGCACGATCTTGATTTGTCGAGGAAGGAGTGGATTTACACTGTGCATCCAGAGAAGTACTCGATTTTGCTCACCAAGTTTATGATTCTGAGAAATGATTACCTGTTTAAGTACAGCTGTAACGGTGGGCCCGCGATAGTTGAGATGAGGAGGACCGTTGATCGGATGAGTAATTGTGAGGACATCTTGATGAATTTTGTGGTGGCTGATGAGACTAACGTGGGGCCCGTTTTGGTGGGGGCGAAGTGGGCCAGGGATTACGGGGATGCGAGGAATGACGTTGATGTTGATCAACGGTTGGGATTGAAAGATGAGGGAGTGAAGGAAGTGGGGTTGAGTAGTAGGAGAGGGGAGCATAGGAAGAGGAGAGGGAAGTGTATAATGGAGTTTCATAGAGCGATGGGAAGAATGCCTTTGAGATACGGTTATGGGAAGGTAGTTAATTCAGTTGGTGAACAAGCTTTGTGTGAGAAAGGAGGACATTTGGTCTTTTGTGATAAATCAtag
- the LOC126708716 gene encoding auxin-responsive protein SAUR71: protein MDSKKSNKIRDIVRLQQILKKWRKLANSSKTTSSSSSSRKTIKFLKRTLSSSDYSNIRGDTSSNNVVPKGYLAVCVGEELKRFVIPTEYLGHHAFHILLREAEEEFGFQQTGVLRIPCEVSVFENILKMVEEKKDHFLVQECRFSMDEKVQCCSSKSQRTQHSHHPQSPMCR, encoded by the coding sequence ATGGATTCAAAGAAGTCTAACAAGATCAGAGATATTGTGAGGCTTCAGCAGATCCTCAAGAAATGGAGAAAGCTTGCTAACTCATCAAAAACCAcaagcagcagcagcagcagcagaaaGACCATCAAGTTTCTCAAAAGAACACTTTCTTCATCTGATTACTCTAATATCCGTGGTGATACTTCCAGCAATAATGTTGTCCCCAAAGGCTACCTTGCCGTTTGTGTTGGAGAAGAGCTAAAGAGATTCGTAATTCCGACCGAGTATTTGGGTCATCATGCATTTCACATTTTGTTAAGAGAAGCAGAAGAGGAATTCGGGTTTCAACAGACAGGTGTTTTGAGGATTCCTTGTGAAGTTTCTGTGTTTGAGAACATTTTGAAGatggtggaggaaaagaaggaCCATTTCCTTGTGCAAGAATGCAGGTTTAGCATGGATGAGAAGGTTCAATGCTGTTCATCAAAAAGCCAGCGTACTCAACATTCTCACCATCCACAAAGCCCAATGTGCAGATAg